In Streptomyces sp. HUAS ZL42, the DNA window TGACGGGGTAGATGATCGTCCTGAGGCCGGCAGTCATGGCGTGCTCCTTGGTGAAACCCGGTCCGACGCGGCGCGTCGGCGGCGCACCGACGGATGTCGTCGGTGGTTTCACGCTAGGCCGGGGGAGGCGCGCACGGCTTCTTCGATCCTGACCGGTTGCAGGGCCGGCCGTTGCCGGCCCTGCCGATGCCCGTCGCTCCGGGCGTCAGGCCGACTCTCGTCTGACCAGCTCCGTCGGCAGGATCACCGCCACAGGGTCCTCGCCGCCGATCTGTGCCAGCAGCACCCGCACCATCTCGGCGCTGATGCGGTCGTAGGGCTGGCGGATCGTGGTGAGGGCGGGGGTCGCCTCCGTCGCCGCGGCGGAGTCGTCGAAGCCGCCCACGGACACGTCCTCGGGGACCCGTCGGCCCGCCCGGTGCAGGGTGGCCAGGACGCCCTGTGCCATCAGGTCGGAGGCGACGAACACCGCGTCCATGTCCGGTGCCTGCGCGAGCAGCTTCTCGGCGCCCGCCGCACCGCTGGCCCGGCTGTAGTCGCCGGACACGATGAGCCGCTCGTCGACCTCGACGCCCGCTTCCGTGAGCGTCTCCTTGTAGCCGGCGAGGCGATCGACACCGCCCGGCGTGTCGAGCGGGCCGCTCACCACGCCGATCCGGCGTCGGCCCAGCGACAGCAGGTGGCGCACCATGTCCCGGGCGCCGTCCCGGTCGTCCGCCGCCACGTAACTCACCTTGGAGCCGGGACCCATGGGCTTGCCGCACTGCACGAGCGGCACCCCCGCCTCACGCAGCTCCTCGGCGACGGTGTCGCCGGAGTGGCTGGAGACGAGCAGCACGCCGTCGACGTGGCCCGCGGTGATGTACCGCATGATCCGGCGCCGTTCGTCCTCCGTGCCCGCCAGCATCAGCAGCAGGGGGATGTCGTGCGCGGCCAGCGCCTGGGTGCAACCGTGCAACAGGACGTTGAAGTTGGGGTCCTCGAACAGCTTCTCCTGCGGTTCGGTCAGCAGGAAGCCGATCGAGTCGGAACGGCCCGTGATCAGGGAGCGGGCATGCCGGTTCACGACGTACCCCGTCTTGCGGATCGCCGCGTTGACCGCTTCCTGTGCCGCCGGGCTGACGTAGTGGCCGCCGTTGAGCACGCGCGACACGGTGCCCCGGGAGACTCCCGCCACGCGCGCCACGTCGTGAATGGTCGGCGGTTTGCGCCGGCCCCCCGTGTTGCTCATGGTCATGACTTTACGGCTCCGGAGAGCAGATCGAGGCTCCAGAAGCGCTGGATGACGAGGAACAACGCGATGAGCGGGATGATCGCGAGCAGCGCGCCCGTGATGACCAGGGTGTAGAGCGCCGGCTGGCTGTAGCCCTGGGCGAGCAGCGTGAACAGGCCGAGCGTCATGGGGAACTTCTCGTCGTCGCTCAGCATGATGTAGGGCAGCAGGAAGTTGTTCCAGATCGCCACGAACTGGAAGAGGAAGATCGTCACCAGGCCGGGCACCATCATCGGCAGCCCGATCCGCGCGAAGATCCGCCACTCCCCGGCCCCGTCCATCCGCCCTGCCTCGACCACGTCGGCCGGCACGGCCGCGGCGGCGTAGATCCGGCCCAGGTAGATCCCGTACGGGGAGAGGATCAGCGGCAGCAGCACGGAGGCGTAGGAGTCGGTCAGGTCCGCCTTGGCCAGCAGCAGGTACTGCGGGATGGCGAGGATGACCGGCGGCATCAGAACGCCCGCCAGCAGGATGTTGAAGACGGTCTCGCGGCCGCGGAAGCGGTAGACGGCCAGGGCGTAGCCCGAGACGGCGGAGACCGCGGTCGACAGCAGCGCGCCGAGGCCCGCATAGAGGGCCGAATTGCCCATCCACTGCCAGTAGATGCCGTCACGGTAGGCGTTGAGGTCCGCGAGGTTGTCGGCGAACCCCGTGCCCGGAATCAGGGTCAGGGTGGAGAACAGCTCCTTGCCCGACTTGGTGGCGGCCATGACCACCCAGGCCACCGGCAGGAGGCAGTACACGGCCCCGAGCAGCAGGACGAGGGTGGGGACGAAGGCGATACGGCGGCGCAGGGGCGGCCCCTGGACGGTGCCGGGCGTGGTGCCGACGACCGGGGCGGTCTTCCGGACGGCAAGAGAACTCATCGGGCTTCCTCCTGCTTGGAGCGGGCGTTCGCGACGCGCAGGAATCCGAAGGACAGGACGAGCGTGGCGACAGCGATGATCACGGCCTGGGCGGCGGCCGAGTAGATGTCGTTGTTGCCGAAGGCGTCCTGGTACACCTTCATCAGCGGACTCCAGGTCGTGGAGACGGAGTTGGTCAGCGGCTTGAGCGTGGTCGGCTCGGCGAACACCTGCAGCGTCGCGATGATCGAGAAGAAGAACGTGAGCACCAGCGACGGCGCCACCATCGGGATCTTGATCCGCAGGGCGAGCTGCAGCTGGGAGCAGCCGTCCAGTTTCGCCGCCTCGTAGACCTCGGCCGGGATGGCCTTGAGCGAGGTGTAGATGACGATCATGTTGAAGCCGGTGCCGCCCCAGATCGCGATGTTCGACAGCGCGATGAACAGCGGTCCGCCGTCGAGCAGGTTGGGCTCGGGCAGGCCCGCCTTGTCGAGCAGGAAGTAGAAGGGGCTGACGCTCGGCAGGTACAGGAAGCCCCACAGCAGGGCCGCGATCACGCCGGGGATGGCATAGGGAAGGAAGATCGCCAGCCGGGTGAAGGAGGTGAGCCGCACCCGGTCGGTGTCCAGCATCAGCGCGAAGAGCAGCGCGGAGCCGAGCATCACGGGGACGACGATCGCTCCGTAGCCCAGGACGCGCAGGGCGCCGTTCAGCAGCTCGGAGTCGGAGAGCGCGGCGGTGTAGTTGGACAGCCCCGTCCATACCTCGCTACGGGCGCCGGACCCCAGGCCGAGGCCCTTGACCTCGACCTTGCGGAGGCTGAGGTAGACCGCGTATCCGATGGGCAGGACGAAGAACAGCAGGAACAGGACGACGGCCGGGAGAAGGAAGGCGTACGGGGCGCGCCGTACGCGGCCGCTGGTGGCGCGGGCGCGGGGCGCACGGCCGAAGCCGTGCGCCGCCTTGCCGGTGTTCACGGTGGTGCCGGACATCACTCGGCGACCTCGAAGCCCTGCTTCTTCAGGTCGGCGACGGTGTCGTCCTGCATGGCGGTCAGCGCGGAGCCGAACGCCGCCTTGTTCTTGGCCTTGGCCGCGTTGCCGAACGCGTCCTTGAAGGTCGTGTAGGCCACGTTGACGTTGGGGCCCCAGGCGGACGGCGCGGTGGCCTTCGCGATCTCGGCGGCCTCGGTGTAGAAGTCCGGCTGGTTGGAGAAGAAGTCCGGGGCCTTGGACAGGGCACTGCCGGTCTGGGCGGCGGTGGCGGCCGGGTAGATGCCGCCCTCCTTCACCATCGCGGCGAGGGCCTCCTCGTCGGTGTTCAGCCAGGTGGCGAACTTGGCCGCGGCCTCCTTGTGCTGGGAGTCGTTGGTGATGCCGGTGGAGGAGCCGCCCCAGCTGCCGGTGGCGTTCTCACCCGCACTCCACTGCGGCAGCGGGGCCATCGCCCACTTCCCGGCGGTGTCCGGGGCCGCGGTGGTCAGTACGCCCGGTGCCCAGACCGCGCTGACCCAGGCGATCTGTGTGCCGGTGTTGAGTGCCTTGTTCCAGGCGGGGGTGTACATCGGCTGGTTGTCGATCGCGCCCTCCGCGACCAGACCGCCCCAGAAGTCGGCGACCTTCTTGCTGGCGTCGTCGTCGATGGCGACCTTCCACTTGTCGCCCTCTGCGGTCCACCACTTGGCGCCGGCCTGCTGGGCGAGGCCCGCGAAGAGCCCCGAGTCGTTGGCGGAGAACGTGGTCAGCGCCTTCGAGGAGTCCGCCTTCTTGAGCTTGCGGGCGGTCTCCGCGAACTCGTCCCAGGTGGTGGGGACCGTCAGGCCGTACTTCTTGAACAGGTCCTGCCGGTAGTAGAACATCAGCGGCCCGGAGTCCTGGGGGATCGCGTACGCGCTGTCGGTGCCGAGGGTGACCTGCTGCCAGATGCCGGAGGCGAACTTGCTCTTGGCGTCCTTCACCTCGTCCGTGATGTCGGCGAGGACGTCGTTGCTGACGAGCGTGGGTATCGCCTGGTACTCGGCCTGCACCAGGTCGGGGGCCTTCTTGCCCTTGGCCGCGGTGATGATCTTGGTGACCAGCTCGTCGCCGGACGCCTGCTTCTTCACCGTGACCTGGATGCCCGCCTCCTTGCCCGGCCCCTTGTTCCAGATCGCGGCGACCTTGTCCATGCCCGGTGCCCAGGCCCAGTAGGTCAGCGAGACGGGGCCGGAGTCGGCCGAGCCCTTGTCCTCGGAGCCGGAGCTGCAGGCGGCGAGGGTGGTGGCACCGAGGGCCACGGCGATCGAGGTGGCCACGAGGCGGCGGCGCATCGTGAACTGCATGGAGTATCTCCCCTGACAAGGGCCTGAAGGCGGTGGATCAGCAGACCGGCCATGCGCGGTGTGCTTCTGTGAGCGTTCACAGTAGAGAAACATCCAGGACACTTGTCA includes these proteins:
- a CDS encoding LacI family DNA-binding transcriptional regulator gives rise to the protein MTMSNTGGRRKPPTIHDVARVAGVSRGTVSRVLNGGHYVSPAAQEAVNAAIRKTGYVVNRHARSLITGRSDSIGFLLTEPQEKLFEDPNFNVLLHGCTQALAAHDIPLLLMLAGTEDERRRIMRYITAGHVDGVLLVSSHSGDTVAEELREAGVPLVQCGKPMGPGSKVSYVAADDRDGARDMVRHLLSLGRRRIGVVSGPLDTPGGVDRLAGYKETLTEAGVEVDERLIVSGDYSRASGAAGAEKLLAQAPDMDAVFVASDLMAQGVLATLHRAGRRVPEDVSVGGFDDSAAATEATPALTTIRQPYDRISAEMVRVLLAQIGGEDPVAVILPTELVRRESA
- a CDS encoding carbohydrate ABC transporter permease — protein: MSSLAVRKTAPVVGTTPGTVQGPPLRRRIAFVPTLVLLLGAVYCLLPVAWVVMAATKSGKELFSTLTLIPGTGFADNLADLNAYRDGIYWQWMGNSALYAGLGALLSTAVSAVSGYALAVYRFRGRETVFNILLAGVLMPPVILAIPQYLLLAKADLTDSYASVLLPLILSPYGIYLGRIYAAAAVPADVVEAGRMDGAGEWRIFARIGLPMMVPGLVTIFLFQFVAIWNNFLLPYIMLSDDEKFPMTLGLFTLLAQGYSQPALYTLVITGALLAIIPLIALFLVIQRFWSLDLLSGAVKS
- a CDS encoding carbohydrate ABC transporter permease, producing the protein MSGTTVNTGKAAHGFGRAPRARATSGRVRRAPYAFLLPAVVLFLLFFVLPIGYAVYLSLRKVEVKGLGLGSGARSEVWTGLSNYTAALSDSELLNGALRVLGYGAIVVPVMLGSALLFALMLDTDRVRLTSFTRLAIFLPYAIPGVIAALLWGFLYLPSVSPFYFLLDKAGLPEPNLLDGGPLFIALSNIAIWGGTGFNMIVIYTSLKAIPAEVYEAAKLDGCSQLQLALRIKIPMVAPSLVLTFFFSIIATLQVFAEPTTLKPLTNSVSTTWSPLMKVYQDAFGNNDIYSAAAQAVIIAVATLVLSFGFLRVANARSKQEEAR
- a CDS encoding ABC transporter substrate-binding protein, which translates into the protein MQFTMRRRLVATSIAVALGATTLAACSSGSEDKGSADSGPVSLTYWAWAPGMDKVAAIWNKGPGKEAGIQVTVKKQASGDELVTKIITAAKGKKAPDLVQAEYQAIPTLVSNDVLADITDEVKDAKSKFASGIWQQVTLGTDSAYAIPQDSGPLMFYYRQDLFKKYGLTVPTTWDEFAETARKLKKADSSKALTTFSANDSGLFAGLAQQAGAKWWTAEGDKWKVAIDDDASKKVADFWGGLVAEGAIDNQPMYTPAWNKALNTGTQIAWVSAVWAPGVLTTAAPDTAGKWAMAPLPQWSAGENATGSWGGSSTGITNDSQHKEAAAKFATWLNTDEEALAAMVKEGGIYPAATAAQTGSALSKAPDFFSNQPDFYTEAAEIAKATAPSAWGPNVNVAYTTFKDAFGNAAKAKNKAAFGSALTAMQDDTVADLKKQGFEVAE